GCTGGACCCCATCAGGCTCAAGCGCGGTGACGGGCAGTCACTGGAGGTGTTCGGGAGGCTCAAGCCGGGGGTCTCTGAAGACCGGGCGATGCTCGAATTCACCACGATCGCCCGGCGCCTGGCCGAGCAATATCCCGAGACCAACAAGGGCGTGGGCGCGGTGATGAAACCTTACACTGAGGAGTACATCGGCGAAGAGCCGCGCGCCCTCCTGTTCACGATGCTGGGGGCGGTGTTCGCCGTGCTCCTCATCGCGTGCTCCAACGTCGCCAACCTGCTGCTCGCCAGGGCGGCGGTGCGCACCAAGGAGGTCGCGATCCGCACCGCCCTGGGCGCCAGCCGCTGGCGCGTCGTCTCACAGCTTCTCGCCGAGGCACTCGTGCTCTCTGCGGTGGGCGCGGTCATGGGCATCGGCATCGCGTGGGTCGGCACCACGCTCTTCAACAACGCCATCGCCGACACGCAGCCGCCGTTCTGGATCGACATCCGCCTCGACGGGACCGTGCTGCTGTTCGTCTCCGCCATCACTCTCGTCTCGACCCTCATCGCCGGCACGCTTCCGGCGCTCCAGGCCACCGGCGCCAACGTGAACGAGGTGCTCAAGGACGAGTCGCGCGGCTCCTCGAGCTTCCGGTTAGGGAAGTTCAGCAAAGGCCTGGTGGTGGCGGAGATCGCGCTCTCGTGCGGCCTGCTCGTCGCGGCCGGGCTGATGGTGAAGAGCGTGGTGAAGCTCAAGACCTTCGACTACGGCGTCTCCACGCGAGACGTGTTCACCGCCCGGATCGGCCTCTTCGAGGCGGCGTACCCCGATTCGCTCAAGCGCCAGCAGTTCTGGAGCGGCCTGGTCCAGAGGCTCGAGTCCAAGCCCGGCGTGCGCGGGGTCGCGCTGACCAGCCGCCTGCCGGCGCTCGAGACGGGCACCGAGTACGTCGCGATAGAGGGCAAGGCGTACGCGACCGAGCGCGACTACCCCGAAGCACGGACCGCGGTCATCACGCCGAGTTACTTCCAGACCTTCGGCGCCGGCATCGCGCAGGGGCGCGACTTCACGACCGCGGATGACGGCGCGGCCCAGGCCGTCACCATCGTGAACCAGAGCTTCGCGGGCCGCTTCTTCCCGGGCGAGAGCGCCGTCGGGCGGCGCTTCCGTACCGGCCGGAAGGACTCGCAGGCGCCGTGGCTCAACGTCATCGGGGTGGTGCCGGACCTCAGCATGCACGGAACCGACAGCTCCACCTTCCAGGGCTTCTACGTCCCGCTAGCCCAGCGCGATGCGCGGTTCATCAGCGTCGCGATCCGGGCGCAGGGAGACCCGATGGCGATGGCGCCAATGGTTCGCGCCGAGGTCGCCGCGATGGATCCCGACCTCCCCATCTACTTCGTGATGACCGCGCAGCAGCAGATAGACCAGAACACCTGGTTCTACGGCGTCTTCGGCACGCTATTCATGGTCTTCGGCTTCGCGGCGCTCTTCCTGGCGACGGTCGGCGTCTACGGCGTGATGTCGTTCGCCGTCAGCCGTCGCACCCAGGAGGTGGGTGTGCGGATGGCGCTGGGCGCCGACGCCGGCGACGTGCTTCGCCTCTTCCTGAAGCAGGGCGCCATCCAGGTGGGTACGGGAGTGACGATAGGCCTCGGTCTCGCGTTCCTGCTGTCGCGGATGCTGCGCATCATCCTGTTCCGCGTGGAGCCGACCGACCCGGTGATGTTCGGCGCGATCACCATCGTCCTGGCGGCCACGGGCCTGCTGGCGTGCTTCATCCCCGCCCGTCGCGCGACGCGCGTGGATCCGATGGTGGCTCTCAGGTATGAGTGACTCGGTAGCGTTGCAGAGTTGCAGAGTTGCAGCGGTGGGCAGTAATTAGGCGTCGGGAGGGCAGACTGTCCCCGGTCGCCTGATACCTGGCAACCGCTGCAACTCTGCAACTCTCCAACCCTACGGACGCCTGATCCCCGACCATCTGGAGATCCCGCCTTGCGCATCCTCACCGGCACCAGCGGCTACAGCTACAAGGAATGGAAGGGCCACTTCTACCCTTCCGACCTCAAGGCCGACGAGATGCTCCGTTTCTACGGCGAGCGGCTCAAGACCGTCGAGATCAACAACACGTTCTATCGGATGCCGAAGGAGAAGGTGCTCCTCGACTGGGCCGCGCAGGTGCCCGACGGCTTCACCTTCGTCCTCAAGGCCTCGCGCCGCATCACCCACATCAAGCGTCTCAAGGAGGTCGGCGAGGAAGTGCGCTACCTCCTTCAGACGGCGAACGTCCTTGGCAGGAAGCTCGGCCCTACGCTCTTCCAGCTCCCACCGAACCTGAAGAAGGACCTGCCGCGCCTGACGGACTTCCTTGCGCTCATCCCGAAGACCTGGCGCGCGGCGATGGAATTCCGTCACGAGTCGTGGTTCGACGACGAGACGTACGCCGCGCTGCGTGCGCACGACGTCGCGCTCGTCTATTCGGATGAGGACGAGGAGAAGGAGCCGCCGTTCGTCTCCACGGCGAGCTGGGGCTACCTTCGCTTGCGGCGCGGGAACTACGATCTAGGGGAGTGGGCGAGGCGCGTGAAAGCTCAGCCCTGGAGCGACGCGTTCGTGTTCTTCAAACACGAGGAAGCGGGAGCCGGGCCGAAGATGGCGGCCGAGTTCGCCGACCTCACAGCTTGACACCGTCACCGGCATATTATTGCGTCACGTGGTTTGTCCCCGCGGCAATCGAAAGGTCATCGTGAGAAACCTTCTGATCCTCGTGATGGTAGCGTTCGCCTTCGTGGTGGTCGCGCCGCGGCCCGCACGCGCGCAGGCGACGCGAGCGGACTCGGCCGCCGTGCTGCTCGACGCCGCCAAGCAGCTGGAGGCCCAGGGCCAGCGCGCCGCGTCGCAGGCCCTCCTCGCGCAGCTGCTCCAGCGCTTCGCGGATACCCCGGCAGGGATGGAAGCGGCGCGCATGGTCGCGAGCCGCCCGGCCTCACCGGAGGGCAGCGGACGCTTCCGGCTGGTGGCCTTTGGCACGCTCTACGGCGCGTGGCTCGGCCTCGCGCTGCCGGCAGCGGCAGGGGCGGAAAGCTCGGCGCCGTACGGCGTCGGCCTGCTCGTCGGCGGCCCGGCGGGACTGATGCTGGCCAATGGGTACGCGCGGGCGCGGCAGCCCACGGCGGGCCAGGCGG
This genomic stretch from Gemmatimonadales bacterium harbors:
- a CDS encoding ABC transporter permease → ERYQGAFISPSAFRMVRVPAMLGRAFTEDEARPDAPGVILLGYNVWKNRFASDRSIVGRSVRANGQTVTVIGVMPEGFKFPMAEELWLPLRLDPIRLKRGDGQSLEVFGRLKPGVSEDRAMLEFTTIARRLAEQYPETNKGVGAVMKPYTEEYIGEEPRALLFTMLGAVFAVLLIACSNVANLLLARAAVRTKEVAIRTALGASRWRVVSQLLAEALVLSAVGAVMGIGIAWVGTTLFNNAIADTQPPFWIDIRLDGTVLLFVSAITLVSTLIAGTLPALQATGANVNEVLKDESRGSSSFRLGKFSKGLVVAEIALSCGLLVAAGLMVKSVVKLKTFDYGVSTRDVFTARIGLFEAAYPDSLKRQQFWSGLVQRLESKPGVRGVALTSRLPALETGTEYVAIEGKAYATERDYPEARTAVITPSYFQTFGAGIAQGRDFTTADDGAAQAVTIVNQSFAGRFFPGESAVGRRFRTGRKDSQAPWLNVIGVVPDLSMHGTDSSTFQGFYVPLAQRDARFISVAIRAQGDPMAMAPMVRAEVAAMDPDLPIYFVMTAQQQIDQNTWFYGVFGTLFMVFGFAALFLATVGVYGVMSFAVSRRTQEVGVRMALGADAGDVLRLFLKQGAIQVGTGVTIGLGLAFLLSRMLRIILFRVEPTDPVMFGAITIVLAATGLLACFIPARRATRVDPMVALRYE
- a CDS encoding DUF72 domain-containing protein — protein: MRILTGTSGYSYKEWKGHFYPSDLKADEMLRFYGERLKTVEINNTFYRMPKEKVLLDWAAQVPDGFTFVLKASRRITHIKRLKEVGEEVRYLLQTANVLGRKLGPTLFQLPPNLKKDLPRLTDFLALIPKTWRAAMEFRHESWFDDETYAALRAHDVALVYSDEDEEKEPPFVSTASWGYLRLRRGNYDLGEWARRVKAQPWSDAFVFFKHEEAGAGPKMAAEFADLTA